In Macaca nemestrina isolate mMacNem1 chromosome 9, mMacNem.hap1, whole genome shotgun sequence, a single genomic region encodes these proteins:
- the LOC105479953 gene encoding mitogen-activated protein kinase kinase kinase 8 isoform X2, with amino-acid sequence MEYMSTGSDNKEEIDLLIKHLNVSDVIDIMENLYASEEPAVYEPSLMTMCQDSNQNDERSKSLLLSGQEVPWLSSVRYGTVEDLLAFANHISNTAKHFYGQRPQESGILLNMVITPQNGRYQIDSDVLLIPWKLTYRNIGSDFIPRGAFGKVYLAQDIKTKKRMACKLIPVDQFKPSDVEIQACFRHENIAELYGAVLWGETVHLFMEAGEGGSVLEKLESCGPMREFEIIWVTKHVLKGLDFLHSKKVIHHDIKPSNIVFMSTKAVLVDFGLSVQMTEDVYFPKDLRGTEIYMSPEVILCRGHSTKADIYSLGATLIHMQTGTPPWVKRYPRSAYPSYLYIIHKQAPPLEDIADDCSPGMRELIEAALARNPNHRPRAADLLKHEALNPPREDQPRCQSLDSALFERKRLLSRKELELPENIADSSCTGSTEESEMLKRQRSLYIDLGALAGYFNLVRGPPTLEYG; translated from the exons ATGGAGTACATGAGCACTGGAAGTGACAATAAAGAAGAGATTGATttattaattaaacatttaaatgtgtCCGATGTAATAGACATTATGGAAAATCTTTATGCAAGTGAAGAGCCAGCAGTTTATGAACCCAGTCTAATGACCATGTGTCAAGACAGCAATCAAAACGATGAGCGTTCTAAGTCTCTGCTGCTTAGTGGCCAAGAGGTACCATGGTTGTCATCAGTCAGATATGGAACCGTGGAGGATTTGCTGGcttttgcaaaccatatatccaaCACTGCAAAGCATTTTTATGGACAGCGACCACAAGAATCTGGAATTTTATTAAACATG GTCATCACTCCTCAAAATGGACGTTACCAAATAGACTCTGATGTTCTCCTGATCCCTTGGAAGCTGACTTACAGAAATATTGGTTCTGATTTTATTCCTCGGGGAGCCTTTGGAAAGGTATACTTGGCACAAGATATAAAGACGAAGAAAAGAATGGCGTGTAAACTG ATCCCAGTAGATCAATTTAAGCCATCTGATGTGGAAATCCAGGCTTGCTTCCGGCACGAGAACATCGCAGAGCTGTATGGCGCAGTCCTGTGGGGTGAAACTGTCCATCTCTTTATGGAAGCAGGCGAGGGAGGGTCTGTTCTGGAGAAACTGGAGAGCTGTGGACCAATGAGAGAATTCGAAATTATTTGGGTGACAAAGCATGTTCTCAAGGGACTTGATTTTCTACACTCAAAGAAAGTAATCCATCATGATATTAAAC CTAGCAACATTGTTTTCATGTCCACAAAAGCTGTTTTGGTGGATTTTGGCCTAAGTGTTCAAATGACCGAAGATGTCTATTTTCCTAAGGACCTCCGGGGAACAGAG ATTTACATGAGCCCAGAGGTCATCCTTTGCAGGGGCCATTCAACCAAAGCAGACATCTACAGCCTGGGAGCCACGCTCATCCACATGCAGACGGGCACCCCGCCCTGGGTGAAGCGCTACCCTCGCTCAGCCTATCCCTCCTACCTGTACATA ATCCACAAGCAAGCGCCTCCACTAGAAGACATTGCAGATGACTGCAGTCCAGGGATGAGAGAGCTGATAGAAGCTGCGCTGGCGAGAAACCCCAATCACCGCCCAAGAGCCGCAGACCTACTAAAACATGAGGCCCTGAACCCGCCCAGAGAGGATCAGCCACGCTGTCAGAGTCTGGACTCTGCCCTCTTTGAGCGCAAGAGGCTGCTGAGTAGGAAGGAGCTGGAACTTCCTGAGAACATTGCTG attCTTCATGCACAGGAAGCACTGAGGAATCTGAGATGCTCAAGAGACAACGCTCTCTCTACATAGACCTCGGCGCTCTGGCTGGCTACTTCAATCTTGTTCGGGGACCACCAACACTTGAATATGGCTGA